TATGAAAACCTTTTCAAGCGCAGAATAACATGAATTTTTAAAACGGAGCATTGGATTCGCAAAAAAATATAAACGGATACAGAAAATCTTACCGGATTGATAGCTTGACTCCTATGGAGAACGTCTTGTTTACAGCGTCAGCCGGGCAATGGTGACTCAGGTATTTGAATTGAAATCGTGTTGTATTCTCAGCAGAGAAACAGGGGTTGTGAATGAAATTGATTTCAGTGCAGACATTGGAGATATGTAGCATGCGGCATGACAAAATCTGCATTTTTGAAGCTGGTTCGCAATTTTTGTAGAGGGACGTATTCAGTTTGCGAAAGTCTGGCGTTGACAGCCTACATATCCGGTGATAAATTCCCATTTGTGAAAACGTTTTCAATAATTTGTTCAAATAATCTTCATGTTGATTGTTTTGAGGTTTGAGCAGCGATTTTCGTTTCGACCTTGATTGATGATCAAAAAATCATTTTTTACGATAATTTGAAAACGATTTCAGATAAATGCATGCTGCATTGACACCTGGGTTTAGGCCTGGTGTTTGCAAGAGGAGGGCTGGTAGCCAATTCTTGAACAATGAAGCATGACAACTTATAAGAACAGTATGCAAATTTATCCAAAAAAGAGACCATGACTAATCCATCAACGATGCCCGAGTTTTCCCCTGCTTTTACCTGGGGCGTTGCCACCAGTGCTTATCAGATAGAAGGGGCCGCAGCCACTGATGGCCGTGGCCCTTCCATCTGGGATACCTTTACCCACACGCCTGGGACTATCATTGACGGCAGCACCGGAGACGTGGCTTGTGATCATTACCATCGCTATGCTGAAGACGTAGGTATCATTGCTGGCCTGGGCTTGAAGGCTTATCGTTTTTCCGTATCCTGGTCTCGGGTACAGCCCCTGGGTTATGGTGACTGGAATGAAAAGGGTTTCGAATTTTATTCCCGCTTGCTGGATAAGCTGGAAGAGCAAGGCATTGCTGCCCATCTGACTTTGTATCACTGGGATTTGCCGCAGGGCTTGCAAGACCTGGGCGGTTGGCTCAACCGCGATACCTGCCTGCGCTTTGCCGAATATGCAGCAGAAATTGCGCGCCGCTTTGGTCATCGCCTTGCCAGCATCGCTACTCATAATGAACCCTGGTGTACTGCCAATCTTGGTTATGGCAATGCCCAGTTCGCACCCGGCGTGGCTGATACTGCACTATCGATACAGGTTTCGCACCATCTTTTGCTATCGCATGGCCTGGCTTTGCAAGCCATGCGCGCCATCAATTGTCCGGCCAAGCTAGGTATAGTCCTGAATCAGTGGCCTGCCATGCCAGCCACCGACTCGCTTGCTGATATAGCCCAGGCAGAATGGGAATATGCGCGTTCTGTGCAATGGTTCATGGACCCGATCTTCAAAGGAACTTATCCACAAAAGGCGCTGGACCGCATGGATATGAGCAAGTTTCATGTGCATGCAGAAGACATGGATATCATTCGCCAGCCTCTGGATTTTCTTGGTGTGAATTATTATTTCCGTGCTTTTGTCAGTACCGATAATCCACCCAAGCAGCCGGAAGGCAAGCTCGGTTTCAGTGATATGGGCTGGGAAGTTTACCCCTCAGGCATGACAGATTTATTATTGAAACTGGGCGCCGAATATCCGGCTTTGCCACCGATTTACATCACTGAAAATGGCATGGCCGTTGCTGACAAACTGGAGAATGGAAAAGTGCATGATGAGCAGCGCATCAAATACCTGCAATTACATTTCCAGGCCATGCATGATGCAATCGCCGGAGGTGTTGATGTGCAAGGCTATTTTTACTGGAGTCTGCTGGATAATTTTGAGTGGAATTCAGGCTATGCGAAGCGCTTTGGCCTGGTGTATCTGGATTACTCAACTCAGCAGCGCACCCTGAAAGACAGCGCGTACTGGTATCGTGATTTTGTCAGCAAGCAGTTGCAAAGCAAATGAGTTACAGAGCATTTTTCCAACAAAAGTAAATAGCCAGAACTGGATTTTCCTGTTAATTTCAGGTTTTCAAAAACCAAGAAAACCTGAATTTCGTATGAGCGAAGAACTGGATGAATTCGACGAGCTCGATTGCGCTCAACATGGTAAGGCACATACAACTTACGTATGTGAACACCTGATCGCCGAACCCGTGCAGAAGTGGCATTGCGATTATCCTGATGCCAACAACCCCTGGCCGGATGCGTGGTGTGCGGTATGTGATGCCCATTACCAGGCTGCAGGAGAATGGAATGAGAGCAACGAAAACCTCGTGCCCATCAAATTGCTTTGTCACAGCTGCTATGAAGATGCCCGTTCTGCCAGTCTGGGCAGGATGAATGGGGCGCTTCTCACAAAATGGAACGATTTCCTTGATACCTGCTATGAAGACTTGCAAAAGAAAAATGCGCAGCTGAATCAAGAATTTGACCTGGGATCTCACAAGCGTTATGACTGGGATCAGGCCAGTGGCGAACTGGTGTTTTCCAATAATGGTGTAGCCGCTGTTATTGCCAAAATAGATTTCATAGGTTCTTATTCATCTAAGACTGATACCTGGCTGTGGGCCTGGGCGAATTTTCATTTACTTGTAAATGTCAGGACCAGTGTGCAGGCAGTACGTGACTTTGGTGAATTGCATGACTACCCATGCCTGACTACGCCTAAATGGGCAGCGGAAAAAGTGAATGCCTGGGAAATGGCTGCGGTTGCAGCCAGTGTGCTTAACGCCAGAGGCGTATACCAAAGCCCTTTTGAAGGCGGTGCCAGCTTTCTACTGATACGTGAAATCTCATCAGCCTGAGGCAGCCCGCGATAAGAATGCTGAGGCACGTTTCCCTGCGTGACTCCGCATGATACCGCTACTTATAAATCCCGCAACCTATCAAGACGTCGCCTACGCGCTCAATGTAGGTTGATTTAGGCTCCATTTGCTTTGTCGTCGGATTCGGCCATTTGTAATCGACCCAGCCATGACCTGTTTTGCTGTTGGCAACATCGAGAAAACTTTTGACGATGGGCATGCCATCGGCGTCTTTTAATTCCAGCAAATTCTTGCCCACCATCTTGGCATTCGCACCATGGGCACGGTTGATGCCGTCGCCATTGGTGTTATACACAAAAACATATAAATCTTTGACGACAAATTGCCCGGTGGGATTATTGAACTCGGCATAGGCTTTGTCCTTGCCATTTTCTTTGAGGTAAGCTGCGGCTCTTTTTACCAGGGCGATTGCTTCATCAGCACTTCCCTTGTCTGCGGCAGCAGAGAGCTGGCTCAATGCCAGCATGGAAAAACCGACAAGCGCAAGCAAGGATTTGATAAATATTCTTCGCATCTTGATCTCCTGTTATTAAAAAATACATGGTAAAGGGGGAAGCTTTATGCTGCTGAGTCAAAATTCATTTTAATGACGAATTTACGTAATGCAATGTTTGTGATTTGCACTTGTGTTAAACAATGCTAAAACGTCTGTTTTCCGGGCGAACAAAGAAAAACCCCGGGCCACTTGCGTGGGCCGGGGCACATATTGCCAGTTTGATTCTATGCGCTTTTAGAAATCAATGCCGACATTGACGCCAAAGGTGCGTGGTGGCAAGTACTGCGCTTGCCATGGCCCATTGGCATTCATGGCACTGGTCTTGACTTTGTTGTCACCAACATTGCGCACAAAGAAGTCTGCATACCAGCCAGCTTTGCCAGTGGATTGATAGCGCAGACCCAGATCAGCACGGGAATAGGCTTCCTGCTTGTCGCCATCACCATAGTTGAAAACGCTGAGCCAGGTTTCAGTTTCGTAATGCAGACTGATGCGTGGCGTCAGTGTGCCTTCACTCAGGTGGAAGGTGTGCTGATACAAAACCTGGGCGGAGAACTTCGGTGTATGTGGCATAGTATTACCCGATACATCAAGGCAATTACTGATGCCAGGGATTTTGCAGGCTGGCAGGGAATAGTCATTCGAGCCGCCTATCAAACTTCCCAAAGTTGCCTTGGCGATGGCAATAGTGACCTGCAGCTTGTCATCCTTGCTCAGTTTTGCTGCCAGCTCCGATTCAAAACCATACACTTTGGCACCGTCAGCATTCGATGTTTGCAAGCCACGGGTGCCATCTGGGGCCGTCACTGGTGCGCTGAACTGGAAGTCCTTGAACTTGCCGTAGTACAGGGCATTATTCCATCTGACTGCACCACCCATCAACGTGCTCTTGGAACCGAGTTCGAAGTTGGTCAGGGTTTCAGGACCATAGGTTTTGCCGCCATCCTGCAAGCCACCAGATTTGTAGCCGGTGGAGATGCTGCCGTACACCATATTGTCTTTATCTATGTCATGCGAGATGCGCAGCAGGCCGGTGACCTTGTTGCCGCTGTAGCTGCCATCGTTGAAAGAGTAGGGGGCAAAATTTGAATTGGCAGACGCTGGATTGACATTTGGTGTGATCGCCGACTGGCTGAGTTCGGGTTTGCCTGAAAAACCGTAGCCACGCCCGCCAACATTGGTGCGTTTGTCCTGAGTATAGCGCAGACCACCTGTGATATGCGTGTCATTGCTGGCATTCCAGGTTGCCTGGCCAAAGGCTGCTGCTGTTTCGACTGTTTCTTTAGGCTGAATGAAAGAACCTTGCCAGCCTACCGTACCCTGGTAAGTACCATTCAGGATAGGGATGTCGAAACGGATGTCATTGGTTTCAGAACCATAGTACAAACCCAGCTGCCAGTCCACATCACGTGTGCCTGTGGACTGGAGCTCCACTTCATGGCTGAAGTTTTTATAGTTGGATGAAACAGTATTGTTGGCCTGCATGCTGCCACCAGAGGTGAAGCTGGTAGGTACATTGGCGCCACCGTCCTGGTCAAAGCGGGACGAGCCACTGAACTTGGAATAACCACCGATATAAGTCAGTTGCATGTCCTTGGCTACTGCATATTCTATGCGGCCACGGATAGCATCGCTGTCACGCTCTGTAAAGGGGGCTGTATCGATCAGGGCTGACCAGTGGCTTTGTCCTGCGCGGGGCGTTTGCAACAGGTTCATGGATGGCGTACCACGGTCTATGAATTTTTCATAGGACAAATCTATCTTGGTGGCAGCGTTAGGTTTCCACAACATGCTGATACGTGCCGCAGTCTGGTCTTGTGCACCATATTTAGGGCCATCCTGCACGAACAAGGCATAGTTGATAGGCTGGAAGGGAACTACCGTGCCACCGTTTTTGAGGTAAGTGGCAAAGGCTGCCTTCTGGCTATCCAGTGACAACGTAGTCGGCGTTTGATAATCGACATAGCCATCATGCTTTTCATGCGCATAGGCAAAGCGCAGTGCCATTTCATTGCTGACCGGGATATTGAATGCGCCACGGGTGCCAAAGCGCTTGTAGCTGCCCAGGCCGCCTTCTACCGAGCCAGAACTTTCACCGATTTTTGGTTTGGCGGTTTGCATATTGACTGCGCCAACTGTGGCATTACGGCCCCACAAAGTACCTTGCGGGCCGCGCAATACTTCTATGCCTTCCAGGTCAAACAGCAGGGAGGTTGCGCCTTCAGGGCGGGGCGCATAGATGCCGTCGATAAACAGCGCAACTTCAGGATCGGCGTACTCGGTTTTGGCGCTGTCGTTGCCGATACCACGCATGGTCATGGTGATGACACCGTGATCACCCTGGCCGGTAGCCTGGAAGCCCGGCACCAGATTGACGACGTCCTGCACGTTTTGCACATGGGCATCTTCCAGTGCTGCGGCATTGATGGCGGTGATCGCTACCGGGGTTTTTTGCAGCGACGTGGCACGCTTGGTACCGGTGACGATCACTTCAGAAATGGTCGTGCTTTCGCTATTTGCCTTGGCTTGGCTGGCGCTTGTTGGTGCTGGAGCAGGCGCTTGTGTTTGCGCGTGGGCAGCGCCCATGCTGGTGATCAGGGTAATGATCGCCAGTTGTATAGGTGTGGTCGCGACTTTACGAGTCGCAAGATTGCGGATTTTCATATGTCTCCTGTTACAGGTTGGATTGGTTTTTTTGCTCTGATTAAACCATGACGTTTTTGAAAACGTTTTCTTATTGGCGTTTCTTTGATTTTCTTTTGAAACCGTTTTCATAATACATAAAACTTGAATTCTGTGTCAAACACAAAATGATAACGTTTTCAAAATGTTGTAATATAAGCCGGATAGAGGTGAAAACCACTGTGCAATGCGTAGCCTGCATTCCTGACTGGTTTGCAATAAGCGGGAATTGATTGCCGTCCAGCCAGTTGGTTTTCAAGGTGTTTGCATGTCACTGCCATTGATATTGTCCAGTGTGAGAGCAACTGATACTGCTACTGAAACGGACCTGTATGCCTTGAAGTTATTTACTCTTGACCGCAGCTAAACCGAGGAGCTTGCTCAAATGAAAGCCGTAAAAAATGTATTGATCGTAGGCGGTGGAACAGCCGGCTGGCTGACTGCATGTTTCATGGCCAAACACCTGTCATCTTCCAAAGAGGGAGAGTGCATACAGATACGCCTGGTGGAGTCAAAAGACATAGGCATAATTGGCGTAGGCGAGGGCAGCTTTCCTTCGATACGCGGTACGCTGGCGGCGATAGGTATAGATGAGGCACGTTTTATCCGGGAGTGTCATGGCACATTCAAGCAGGGCATACGCTTTGATCATTGGGTCAGGCCAGCTGGTCGCACAGGTGCCGATCATTATTTCCATCCCTTCAGTCACCCCAGCCAGCGTGGGCCAGAATTATTACCTTACTGGTTGAAAGGCCTGGCTGCGCACGATGGTCAACAGCCGGCCTTCGCGGATGCCGTGACCATGCAGAAATGTATAGCAGATGCGTCACGCGGCCCCAAGAGATTTGCCGACAAGGACTTTCTGGGGCCGATGAATTATGCCTATCATTTCGATGCTGGCCGTCTTGCCGCATTATTGTCTGAGCATGGACAGTCACTCGGGGTGAAACAAATACTGGGCACGGTAGAGCATGTGCAACTCGATGATGATGGAGCCATTGCTGCCGTGCACACGCAAGATGGTCAGGTACTGGCGGCAGATTTGTTCATAGACTGCACAGGTTTTAGCGCAGGCTTGATAGGCAAGACCCTGGGCTCCCCATTCAAGTCTTTGAATGATGTGCTGTTTGTAGACAGGGCCCTGGCCTTGCAAGTACCTTATGCAAAGCCAGATGCGCCTATACCTTCATATACCATCTCCAGTGCGCAGGAAGCCGGCTGGATATGGGACATAGGATTGCAGGAAAGACGCGGCATAGGTTATGTGTTTTCCAGTCGTCATACGGACGAGGCCAGGGCGGAGCAAGTTTTGCGTCAATACATAGGCCCGGCAGCAGATGGCATGACACCCAGGTTATTGAAGCTCAATGTCGGTTATCGTGAAACTCAATGGATCAAGAACTGTGTGGCCATAGGCTTGTCCGGTGGTTTTATCGAACCGCTGGAATCTTCAGGCATAGGCTTGATAGAAACAGCGGCGTATTTGCTGACTTATCTGTTCCCATTCAATGGCGAATTTGATGCGGTGGCAACCCAGTTTAATCAGCACATGAAGGCGCGTTATGAGCGCATCGTTGATTTCGTCAAAATGCATTTCAGCCTGAGCCAAAGGACAGACTCTGCATTCTGGCGTGATAACAGGGATGCGGCCTCCATCCCTCAGAGCCTGCAGGAAAAACTCAAGATGTGGAGCTGCCGTCCACCGCACCGCATGGACTTTATTGCAGACCTGGAAATGTATCCGCCATCAAGCTGGCAGTTCGTTTTATATGGAATGGAGTTCCAGACTGACATGGCTAATAACAAATTCGTGTATCCGCAAGAGCAGGAAGCCACCCAGGAATTCCAGATGATAGCCCAGATGGCGCAGCGTGCCCTGGCTGACTTGCCTGATCACAGAAAACTGGTTGAACACTTGTGCAAGGCGGCATCTCCGCTTCCTTCTGTACTGGCAAGAAGGGCTTGATGGCGTTCAATACCATGCCTCTCTGGTTGGCAAGGTAAAACCACAGCGCAAGCACAAAAATCCATGATATGCTAATTGTGAAAAGCTTTTCACTGAATTGTGAAGACAAGTTGTCAATACTAAAATAATTACCCTGCTTGGGAAGGCATTGCGTGGTTGAGAGAACGAAAAGAAAAAACGAGCCAGTCACCTTATTGGATGTTGCGCGTGAGGCGGGTGTGTCGCCCAGCACGGTATCGCGCATCCTTAATGGCACGGCCAAGGTCTCTGATGACAAGCGCAAGGCAGTAGAAACTGCCATCGCAGAAATGAAGTTTGAACCCAACCAGCTGGCGCAAGGGCTGAAAAGTGGTCGCTCCATGACCATAGGCATCGTCGTGCAGGATATCTCCAGCCCCTTCTTTGATGAAACCCTGCACGGAGTCGATGATGGCTTGAAGGGTACTGGCTATGCATCGGTGATCGTAAGCGGGCACTGGAATGCTGACGAAGAGGCTTCCCGCATCAAGCTTTTACTGGCACGCAAAGTGGATGGCATCATCTTGCTGTCTGGCCGTATCGCCGATAAAAAAGTGCTGGAATTTGCTGTTGATAAACCCATAGTCGCAACAGGCCGCAGTTTAAACAGCAAGACCGCAGTGGGCTTCAAGCTTGATAATGTGCACGGGGCATATCTGGCAACCAGGCATTTGATAGAGCTGGGCCACAGGCGCATCGCCTTTGTGACCGGACCTGCAAACAATACTGATGCGGCTGAACGGCAGGAAGGCTATCAGAAAGCCTTGCGCGAAGCGAATATTCCCTTTGAAAAAAATCTGGTGGCTGAGGGTAATTTCCATGAGGCCAGTGGTTTGCTGGCAATTAACCGTCTGCTCGAAACCCAGCAGCAATTCAGTGCCGTGTTTGCGGCCAACGATCTTTCTGCCTATGGTGTCAGGCTGGGCCTGTACCGCAAGGGCATACGCGTACCAGAAGATATCTCCCTGATAGGTTTCGATGACTTGCCCAGTTCACTGTATACCACGCCACCGCTGACTACCATCCACCAGCCGCTGTACGACATGGGGCTGCTCGCGACCAAGACCCTGCTGGGCCTGATAGCGGGCAATGAAGTCGATACCAGCTTGCCTGGCCTGGAACTGATTGCCAGGGAAACCACCAGACGCCTGCGCTGATGTATGAGGTGTTGACCTATTTTTGCATCTTGAAAATAGGTCAACACTGGTGGTAATTGCAATTATCAGCAGCTAACTGACCGATGATGGGCTAACTACTTCTAGTCCTGTACATGCATGTCTGGCATAGTTTTTTGATATTCCTTCCACGTTTTATTCATTTCCTACCCTGATTTCGTCAGTTTGTCGCAAATCCCGTACCGGTTTTTATGGGATTTGTCAGAATGCCTGCCTTAGCCCGAGTGTTTATCTTGACGCTGAACAGGGGGCGGACTATATTACTGACTCAAAAGTAAGTTAATTTGAGTCGTTAATATTATGCTATGCCCTTTTAAGCCCAAGTGGGAGCGCCGCAAGGATGCCCGCCCGCAAGAATTACTCGCAGCTGCCCTCGATTTATTCGTAGAGCGCGGTTTCGCTGCAACACGTCTGGACGATGTGGCGCGCGCTGCTGGCGTCTCCAAAGGCACTTTGTACCTGTATTTTTCCAGTAAGGAAGAGCTGTTCAAGGCGGTGGTCAGGGAGAGCATAGTTCCTCTGATAGGTGAAGCAGAAGGTGTGATTGATCAGTTTGAAGGCAGTAGTGAAGAGTTGTTCCGCCTGATCATGGCAACCTGGTGGGGCAGCGTGGGGAATAACAAATTATCTGGCCTGCCGAAACTGATGATGGCAGAAGCCGGGAATTTCCCTGAGCTTGCCCGGTTTTACCAGGAAGAGGTCATAGACCGTGGCGAAAGCATGGTCGCCAAGATGCTAAAGCGCGGCATGGCTCGCGGGGATATACGGGATGTGAATCTGGTAATTGATTCCCGTCTTTTGATTGCTCCCATGATCATGATGATGATATGGAAACATTCTCACGGCGTCTGCAAAGTAGATCCTGAGCAGCTTGATACTTATATAGAACACTATATAGAAATGGCTTTGCGTAGTTTGTTGAAAAAATAGATTTTTTACTTATTGGAGAGCATGCGCTGCTTGACCCTCACATTATGTCAGGCTTTAAAGTCAGGGTTTCTTACGACCTGGACAGTTGATTGACCGTCTTAGCCCCAGGTCCCTGAAACAATTACTTTTGGAAAACAATCATGTTAAAGCGCAAGACTTTCTGGATCATTGCTGTAGTGCTGTTGCTGGCTGCAGGCATGGTGGTAATGAAGAAAAAATCTCAGGGTACCGTAGTCCAGGCTTCGGCAAGTGCTGTAGCAGTGTCTGGGCAGACGGCACCTTCAACACTGGAATTCTTGCCTGCCGACATCGTCGAAGTGGGTAATGCCGAAGTCAGAAAATTGCTGGCTTTGTCCGGCGCTCTGCGCGCCATCAACCAGGCTGCCGTCAAGGCTAAGGTGGCTGGTGATATTACCGAAGTGCTGGTGCGC
This is a stretch of genomic DNA from Undibacterium sp. KW1. It encodes these proteins:
- a CDS encoding GH1 family beta-glucosidase; this encodes MTNPSTMPEFSPAFTWGVATSAYQIEGAAATDGRGPSIWDTFTHTPGTIIDGSTGDVACDHYHRYAEDVGIIAGLGLKAYRFSVSWSRVQPLGYGDWNEKGFEFYSRLLDKLEEQGIAAHLTLYHWDLPQGLQDLGGWLNRDTCLRFAEYAAEIARRFGHRLASIATHNEPWCTANLGYGNAQFAPGVADTALSIQVSHHLLLSHGLALQAMRAINCPAKLGIVLNQWPAMPATDSLADIAQAEWEYARSVQWFMDPIFKGTYPQKALDRMDMSKFHVHAEDMDIIRQPLDFLGVNYYFRAFVSTDNPPKQPEGKLGFSDMGWEVYPSGMTDLLLKLGAEYPALPPIYITENGMAVADKLENGKVHDEQRIKYLQLHFQAMHDAIAGGVDVQGYFYWSLLDNFEWNSGYAKRFGLVYLDYSTQQRTLKDSAYWYRDFVSKQLQSK
- a CDS encoding TetR/AcrR family transcriptional regulator, translating into MLCPFKPKWERRKDARPQELLAAALDLFVERGFAATRLDDVARAAGVSKGTLYLYFSSKEELFKAVVRESIVPLIGEAEGVIDQFEGSSEELFRLIMATWWGSVGNNKLSGLPKLMMAEAGNFPELARFYQEEVIDRGESMVAKMLKRGMARGDIRDVNLVIDSRLLIAPMIMMMIWKHSHGVCKVDPEQLDTYIEHYIEMALRSLLKK
- a CDS encoding cache domain-containing protein, encoding MRRIFIKSLLALVGFSMLALSQLSAAADKGSADEAIALVKRAAAYLKENGKDKAYAEFNNPTGQFVVKDLYVFVYNTNGDGINRAHGANAKMVGKNLLELKDADGMPIVKSFLDVANSKTGHGWVDYKWPNPTTKQMEPKSTYIERVGDVLIGCGIYK
- a CDS encoding TonB-dependent receptor gives rise to the protein MKIRNLATRKVATTPIQLAIITLITSMGAAHAQTQAPAPAPTSASQAKANSESTTISEVIVTGTKRATSLQKTPVAITAINAAALEDAHVQNVQDVVNLVPGFQATGQGDHGVITMTMRGIGNDSAKTEYADPEVALFIDGIYAPRPEGATSLLFDLEGIEVLRGPQGTLWGRNATVGAVNMQTAKPKIGESSGSVEGGLGSYKRFGTRGAFNIPVSNEMALRFAYAHEKHDGYVDYQTPTTLSLDSQKAAFATYLKNGGTVVPFQPINYALFVQDGPKYGAQDQTAARISMLWKPNAATKIDLSYEKFIDRGTPSMNLLQTPRAGQSHWSALIDTAPFTERDSDAIRGRIEYAVAKDMQLTYIGGYSKFSGSSRFDQDGGANVPTSFTSGGSMQANNTVSSNYKNFSHEVELQSTGTRDVDWQLGLYYGSETNDIRFDIPILNGTYQGTVGWQGSFIQPKETVETAAAFGQATWNASNDTHITGGLRYTQDKRTNVGGRGYGFSGKPELSQSAITPNVNPASANSNFAPYSFNDGSYSGNKVTGLLRISHDIDKDNMVYGSISTGYKSGGLQDGGKTYGPETLTNFELGSKSTLMGGAVRWNNALYYGKFKDFQFSAPVTAPDGTRGLQTSNADGAKVYGFESELAAKLSKDDKLQVTIAIAKATLGSLIGGSNDYSLPACKIPGISNCLDVSGNTMPHTPKFSAQVLYQHTFHLSEGTLTPRISLHYETETWLSVFNYGDGDKQEAYSRADLGLRYQSTGKAGWYADFFVRNVGDNKVKTSAMNANGPWQAQYLPPRTFGVNVGIDF
- a CDS encoding LacI family DNA-binding transcriptional regulator, with translation MVERTKRKNEPVTLLDVAREAGVSPSTVSRILNGTAKVSDDKRKAVETAIAEMKFEPNQLAQGLKSGRSMTIGIVVQDISSPFFDETLHGVDDGLKGTGYASVIVSGHWNADEEASRIKLLLARKVDGIILLSGRIADKKVLEFAVDKPIVATGRSLNSKTAVGFKLDNVHGAYLATRHLIELGHRRIAFVTGPANNTDAAERQEGYQKALREANIPFEKNLVAEGNFHEASGLLAINRLLETQQQFSAVFAANDLSAYGVRLGLYRKGIRVPEDISLIGFDDLPSSLYTTPPLTTIHQPLYDMGLLATKTLLGLIAGNEVDTSLPGLELIARETTRRLR
- a CDS encoding DUF6882 domain-containing protein, whose amino-acid sequence is MSEELDEFDELDCAQHGKAHTTYVCEHLIAEPVQKWHCDYPDANNPWPDAWCAVCDAHYQAAGEWNESNENLVPIKLLCHSCYEDARSASLGRMNGALLTKWNDFLDTCYEDLQKKNAQLNQEFDLGSHKRYDWDQASGELVFSNNGVAAVIAKIDFIGSYSSKTDTWLWAWANFHLLVNVRTSVQAVRDFGELHDYPCLTTPKWAAEKVNAWEMAAVAASVLNARGVYQSPFEGGASFLLIREISSA
- a CDS encoding tryptophan halogenase family protein, producing MKAVKNVLIVGGGTAGWLTACFMAKHLSSSKEGECIQIRLVESKDIGIIGVGEGSFPSIRGTLAAIGIDEARFIRECHGTFKQGIRFDHWVRPAGRTGADHYFHPFSHPSQRGPELLPYWLKGLAAHDGQQPAFADAVTMQKCIADASRGPKRFADKDFLGPMNYAYHFDAGRLAALLSEHGQSLGVKQILGTVEHVQLDDDGAIAAVHTQDGQVLAADLFIDCTGFSAGLIGKTLGSPFKSLNDVLFVDRALALQVPYAKPDAPIPSYTISSAQEAGWIWDIGLQERRGIGYVFSSRHTDEARAEQVLRQYIGPAADGMTPRLLKLNVGYRETQWIKNCVAIGLSGGFIEPLESSGIGLIETAAYLLTYLFPFNGEFDAVATQFNQHMKARYERIVDFVKMHFSLSQRTDSAFWRDNRDAASIPQSLQEKLKMWSCRPPHRMDFIADLEMYPPSSWQFVLYGMEFQTDMANNKFVYPQEQEATQEFQMIAQMAQRALADLPDHRKLVEHLCKAASPLPSVLARRA